A genome region from Bombus terrestris chromosome 10, iyBomTerr1.2, whole genome shotgun sequence includes the following:
- the LOC100645857 gene encoding centromere-associated protein E isoform X1: MKYMLILFLQLLCIDLNSAREITHEDIKDAMLSLVHMMRENTEKLERHEARERQLGEQLKKAITVLTKRMSTIDSLKLQLTKLDEKVMGIEQLISQRDERERIQMQKTVDSLEDLESRLEGWLTDIENKVSEVNNRPDTTLPPLDNHAHIISKLNNTELLLMERISKTESLLKSEAIKLKEATDVQSGTTQALLTEIQDIGTRLSDLEVSLEKIKEQSQNIKKKLQEPQFDAISNIDNYTRMLPSIKKHLDDTSDQIKELPQITEMQTLHNETQTLLQEAKHTLKDIVTKGLNNIENKLTENKDETKDNIGALRMDLANNAEHVNQELNDLEKGQSVIVSMADHVLDTKRRVEYGVHQILLEVGDLVKAQGTNINNTLNQRFDGISNDIMDNQNGALANLTTKMEQEMNQVWRQINVMYQQMTESAKALDKLHKQNEKYVNGTTSTMGGMETKVSEITKRMTEVDDNLNYLLGRLSLVTQEFNQIKTGLGNALDNIKASFKEVQDKANDLRHPGPHPIPENYKEFNEFDNNKPDGKLLPHTDKHIFSPQIN, translated from the exons atgaaatatatgttaatactatttcTGCAGTTACTTTGTATAGATCTGAACAGTGCTAGAGAAATTAC acATGAAGATATTAAAGATGCAATGTTAAGTTTAGTACACATGATGCGAGAAAATACTGAAAAATTAGAAAGGCATGAGGCACGAGAACGTCAGCTGGGAGAACAATTGAAAAAAGCAATTACAGTATTGACAAAACGTATGTCAACTATTGACTCCTTAAAATTACAATTGACAAAACTTGATGAAAAAGTAATGGGAATAGAACAGTTAATCTCTCAG AGAGATGAACGAGAAAGAATACAAATGCAAAAGACTGTTGATAGTTTAGAAGATTTAGAAAGTCGTTTAGAGGGATGGCTTACAgatattgaaaataaagtatCAGAAGTAAATAATAGACCAGATACTACATTACCTCCACTAGATAATCATGCtcatattatttcaaaattaaataatacagaatTATTGTTAATGGAGAGAATTTCAAAAACAGAGTCACTTTTAAAATCTGaagcaataaaattaaaagaagccACAGATGTTCAATCAGGAACAACACAAGCATTGTTGACTGAG ATCCAAGATATTGGCACAAGGCTTAGTGATCTTGAAGTTTCActggaaaaaattaaagaacaatcacaaaacataaaaaagaaattacaagaaCCACAATTTGATGCCATCTCAAATATTGATAATTATACAAGAATGCTACCTTCTATAAAGAAACATTTAGATGACACTTCTGATCAAATTAAGGAATTACCACA gaTTACTGAAATGCAAACTCTACATAATGAAACTCAAACACTTTTGCAAGAAGCTAAGCATACATTAAAAGATATTGTTACTAAAGGACTtaataacattgaaaataaattaacagaAAATAAAGATGAAACAAAAGATAATATAGGAGCACTTAG AATGGACTTGGCAAATAATGCTGAACATGTAAATCAAGAATTAAATGATCTTGAAAAAGGGCAATCTGTAATAGTATCAATGGCTGATCATGTCCTAGATACTAAAAGAAGAGTTGAATATGGTGTGCATCAAATTCTTCTAGAGGTAGGAGATTTAGTGAAAGCACAaggtacaaatattaataacacTCTAAATCAAAGATTTGATGGCATATCAAATGATATTATGGACAATCAAAATGGAGCTTTAGCAAATTTAACTACAAAGATGGAACAAGAAATGAATCAG gtGTGGCGACAAATAAATGTCATGTATCAACAAATGACAGAAAGTGCAAAAGCATTAGACAAATTACATaagcaaaatgaaaaatacgtTAATGGTACAACTTCTACCATGGGTGGAATGGAAACTAAA GTAAGCGAAATAACAAAACGCATGACCGAAGTTGATgataatttaaattatctatTAGGAAGACTCTCACTGGTGACACaagaatttaatcaaattaaaaCAGGATTAGGTAATGCACTTGATAATATTAAAGCATCATTTAAAGAAGTTCAAGATAAAGCAAATGATTTAAGACATCCAGGACCACACCCAATACCTGAAAATTACAAAGAATTTAATGAATTTGATAACAATAAACCGGATGGTAAGCTTTTACCACATACTGACAAACACATTTTTAGTCCTCAAATTAATTAa
- the LOC100646132 gene encoding UPF0047 protein YjbQ yields the protein MASSNRRIQIGSAWFQTKINLRPQRRGIHHVTEEILRRIPELCEFSVGLCHIQILHTSASLALNENWDPDVRDDVEMMLNKIVPEGLAYRHSCEGPDDMPAHVKACFLGSSLSIPITDGKLTLGTWQGIWLCEHRNDAGSRKVAITLTGCLRDPARSPLSPVSPIASTSS from the exons ATGGCCTCGTCAAATAGAAGAATTCAAATCGGCTCTGCTTGGTTTCAAACAAAGATTAACCTAAGACCACAGCGTCGAGGTATCCATCACGTTACCGAGGAAATCTTAAGAAGAATTCCTGAACTCTGCGAATTTTCAGTCGGACTTTGTCATATACAAA TTCTTCACACATCAGCAAGTTTAGCACTAAATGAAAATTGGGATCCAGATGTTAGAGATGATGTAGAAATGATGCTTAATAAAATAGTTCCTGAAGGTTTGGCCTATAGACACAGTTGTGAAGGACCAGATGATATG cCAGCGCATGTAAAGGCATGTTTTCTGGGCTCTTCATTGAGTATTCCAATTACTGATGGCAAATTGACTTTGGGTACGTGGCAAGGAATTTGGTTGTGTGAACATCGTAATGATGCTGGAAGTCGCAAAGTAGCTATTACATTGACGGGTTGTCTCAGGGATCCTGCACGTAGTCCTTTGAGCCCTGTTAGTCCTATTGCTTCTACTAGCAGCTAG
- the LOC100645857 gene encoding centromere-associated protein E isoform X2: protein MKYMLILFLQLLCIDLNSAREITHEDIKDAMLSLVHMMRENTEKLERHEARERQLGEQLKKAITVLTKRMSTIDSLKLQLTKLDEKVMGIEQLISQRDERERIQMQKTVDSLEDLESRLEGWLTDIENKVSEVNNRPDTTLPPLDNHAHIISKLNNTELLLMERISKTESLLKSEAIKLKEATDVQSGTTQALLTEIQDIGTRLSDLEVSLEKIKEQSQNIKKKLQEPQFDAISNIDNYTRMLPSIKKHLDDTSDQIKELPQITEMQTLHNETQTLLQEAKHTLKDIVTKGLNNIENKLTENKDETKDNIGALRMDLANNAEHVNQELNDLEKGQSVIVSMADHVLDTKRRVEYGVHQILLEVGDLVKAQGTNINNTLNQRFDGISNDIMDNQNGALANLTTKMEQEMNQVWRQINVMYQQMTESAKALDKLHKQNEKYVNGTTSTMGGMETKVSEITKRMTEVDDNLNYLLGRLSLVTQEFNQIKTGLGNALDNIKASFKEVQDKANDLRHPGPHPIPENYKEFNEFDNNKPDGIIRDIS, encoded by the exons atgaaatatatgttaatactatttcTGCAGTTACTTTGTATAGATCTGAACAGTGCTAGAGAAATTAC acATGAAGATATTAAAGATGCAATGTTAAGTTTAGTACACATGATGCGAGAAAATACTGAAAAATTAGAAAGGCATGAGGCACGAGAACGTCAGCTGGGAGAACAATTGAAAAAAGCAATTACAGTATTGACAAAACGTATGTCAACTATTGACTCCTTAAAATTACAATTGACAAAACTTGATGAAAAAGTAATGGGAATAGAACAGTTAATCTCTCAG AGAGATGAACGAGAAAGAATACAAATGCAAAAGACTGTTGATAGTTTAGAAGATTTAGAAAGTCGTTTAGAGGGATGGCTTACAgatattgaaaataaagtatCAGAAGTAAATAATAGACCAGATACTACATTACCTCCACTAGATAATCATGCtcatattatttcaaaattaaataatacagaatTATTGTTAATGGAGAGAATTTCAAAAACAGAGTCACTTTTAAAATCTGaagcaataaaattaaaagaagccACAGATGTTCAATCAGGAACAACACAAGCATTGTTGACTGAG ATCCAAGATATTGGCACAAGGCTTAGTGATCTTGAAGTTTCActggaaaaaattaaagaacaatcacaaaacataaaaaagaaattacaagaaCCACAATTTGATGCCATCTCAAATATTGATAATTATACAAGAATGCTACCTTCTATAAAGAAACATTTAGATGACACTTCTGATCAAATTAAGGAATTACCACA gaTTACTGAAATGCAAACTCTACATAATGAAACTCAAACACTTTTGCAAGAAGCTAAGCATACATTAAAAGATATTGTTACTAAAGGACTtaataacattgaaaataaattaacagaAAATAAAGATGAAACAAAAGATAATATAGGAGCACTTAG AATGGACTTGGCAAATAATGCTGAACATGTAAATCAAGAATTAAATGATCTTGAAAAAGGGCAATCTGTAATAGTATCAATGGCTGATCATGTCCTAGATACTAAAAGAAGAGTTGAATATGGTGTGCATCAAATTCTTCTAGAGGTAGGAGATTTAGTGAAAGCACAaggtacaaatattaataacacTCTAAATCAAAGATTTGATGGCATATCAAATGATATTATGGACAATCAAAATGGAGCTTTAGCAAATTTAACTACAAAGATGGAACAAGAAATGAATCAG gtGTGGCGACAAATAAATGTCATGTATCAACAAATGACAGAAAGTGCAAAAGCATTAGACAAATTACATaagcaaaatgaaaaatacgtTAATGGTACAACTTCTACCATGGGTGGAATGGAAACTAAA GTAAGCGAAATAACAAAACGCATGACCGAAGTTGATgataatttaaattatctatTAGGAAGACTCTCACTGGTGACACaagaatttaatcaaattaaaaCAGGATTAGGTAATGCACTTGATAATATTAAAGCATCATTTAAAGAAGTTCAAGATAAAGCAAATGATTTAAGACATCCAGGACCACACCCAATACCTGAAAATTACAAAGAATTTAATGAATTTGATAACAATAAACCGGATG GAATAATAAGAGATATTTCATAA
- the LOC100651666 gene encoding geranylgeranyl transferase type-2 subunit alpha isoform X2: MTVTERMVKQNPDIYTLWNIRREAFTNKDWDENLLEEYYQSELRLTEDCLKQNPKSYWVWYQRIWIMNHLVNCDWKRELMLCTKYLNLDDRNFHCWNYREFVVQKARISPEEEFEFATSKILNNFSNYSSWHYRSLLLSKIFHDSNQNNIDEKKKQELDLVMNATFTDPSDTSAWFYQRWLLDTHECLPILSQALIQDNNVILFANKNILAESVCLQINNENENVQWKSLYETKISKLWFGKFKKQLNEAKNVQIGIEEILYPLLCVKQKWIYRKRKYKSCSNKDQLLEQLSSYKQLVKMEPNNKWGYLTSILLMRKIDFIQFYKNILTNLNVLVNIDSLRSNYYKDLQSKYIIEYKISELWNIEEDQETEIEIDLSGLNLTTLGNNEYLSFFEQINLSANYLSHSLNQLSLLQSCRKLSLSSNQMENLKEFPMLQNLEVLSLRNNKLNNLEEILQLLTKHKLKLLDLRENPICNIRELENSIIQINPDLQLYVE, encoded by the exons ATGACGGTTACTGAACGTATGGTAAAGCAAAATCCAGATATTTATACTTTATGGAATATTCGTagagaggcatttacaaataaGGATTG GGATGAAAATCTTTTGGAGGAGTATTATCAAAGTGAATTAAGACTTACTGAAGATTGTTTAAAACAAAATCCTAAATCTTATTGGGTATGGTATCAACGAATATGGATTATGAATCATTTAGTAAATTGTGATTGGAAAAGGGAACTAATGTTATGCACCAAGTATTTAAATTTGGATGACAGAAATT TTCATTGTTGGAATTATAGGGAATTTGTTGTACAAAAAGCACGAATTTCTCCTGAAGAAGAATTTGAATTTGCTACTTCAAAGattctaaataatttctctAATTATTCTTCCTGGCATTACAGGAGTTTAttgttatcaaaaatatttcatgatTCTAACCAAAACAATAttgatgaaaaaaagaaacaag AATTAGATTTGGTCATGAATGCCACATTCACAGATCCTAGTGATACTAGTGCTTGGTTCTATCAAAGATGGTTATTAGATACCCATGAATGCCTTCCTATCCTTTCTCAAGCTTTAATACAAGATAATAATGTGATCCTTTTtgctaataaaaatatactagCCGAGTCAGTATGtctacaaataaataatgaaaatgagaACGTTCAATGGAAATCTTTATATGAAACAAAGATTTCGAAATTGTggtttggaaaatttaaaaaacagttAAATGAAGCAAAAAATGTTCAGATAGGAATTGAAGAAATACTTTATCCTTTACTCTGTGTTAAACAGAAATGGATAtatagaaaaaggaaatataaatcCTGTTCTAATAAAGATCAATTACTAGAACAATTATCAAGTTATAAACAACTTGTAAAAATGGAACCTAATAATAAGTGGGGTTATTTAACCAGTATTCTTCTAATGAGGAAAATCGATTTTATacagttttataaaaatattttaacaaatttgaatGTTCTTGTTAATATTGATTCTCTTCGGTCTAATTATTATAAAGATTTAC AGAGCAAATACATAATTGAATACAAAATATCTGAATTATGGAATATAGAAGAAGATCAAGAAACAGAAATAGAAATTGATCTTTCTGGATTAAATTTAACCACACTCGGCAATAACGAATATCTCAGTTTTTTTGAGCAAATAAATCTTAGTGCAAATTATTTATCACATTCCTTAAATCAATTATCTTTACTCCAAAGTTGTAGAAAATTGTCACTTTCAAGCAATCAAATGGAGAATTTAAAAGAGTTTCCTATGTTACAGAATCTTGAAGTTTTAtcattaagaaataataaattaaataatttagaagaaatattacaattactaACAAAACATAAATTAAAGTTACTTGATTTAAGAGAAAATCCAATCTGTAATATTAGAGAATTAGAAAATAGTATTATACAAATCAATCCAGATTTACAATTATATGTAGAGTGA
- the LOC100645857 gene encoding centromere-associated protein E isoform X3 — protein sequence MKYMLILFLQLLCIDLNSAREITHEDIKDAMLSLVHMMRENTEKLERHEARERQLGEQLKKAITVLTKRMSTIDSLKLQLTKLDEKVMGIEQLISQRDERERIQMQKTVDSLEDLESRLEGWLTDIENKVSEVNNRPDTTLPPLDNHAHIISKLNNTELLLMERISKTESLLKSEAIKLKEATDVQSGTTQALLTEIQDIGTRLSDLEVSLEKIKEQSQNIKKKLQEPQFDAISNIDNYTRMLPSIKKHLDDTSDQIKELPQITEMQTLHNETQTLLQEAKHTLKDIVTKGLNNIENKLTENKDETKDNIGALRMDLANNAEHVNQELNDLEKGQSVIVSMADHVLDTKRRVEYGVHQILLEVGDLVKAQGTNINNTLNQRFDGISNDIMDNQNGALANLTTKMEQEMNQVWRQINVMYQQMTESAKALDKLHKQNEKYVNGTTSTMGGMETKVSEITKRMTEVDDNLNYLLGRLSLVTQEFNQIKTGLGNALDNIKASFKEVQDKANDLRHPGPHPIPENYKEFNEFDNNKPDVVKIK from the exons atgaaatatatgttaatactatttcTGCAGTTACTTTGTATAGATCTGAACAGTGCTAGAGAAATTAC acATGAAGATATTAAAGATGCAATGTTAAGTTTAGTACACATGATGCGAGAAAATACTGAAAAATTAGAAAGGCATGAGGCACGAGAACGTCAGCTGGGAGAACAATTGAAAAAAGCAATTACAGTATTGACAAAACGTATGTCAACTATTGACTCCTTAAAATTACAATTGACAAAACTTGATGAAAAAGTAATGGGAATAGAACAGTTAATCTCTCAG AGAGATGAACGAGAAAGAATACAAATGCAAAAGACTGTTGATAGTTTAGAAGATTTAGAAAGTCGTTTAGAGGGATGGCTTACAgatattgaaaataaagtatCAGAAGTAAATAATAGACCAGATACTACATTACCTCCACTAGATAATCATGCtcatattatttcaaaattaaataatacagaatTATTGTTAATGGAGAGAATTTCAAAAACAGAGTCACTTTTAAAATCTGaagcaataaaattaaaagaagccACAGATGTTCAATCAGGAACAACACAAGCATTGTTGACTGAG ATCCAAGATATTGGCACAAGGCTTAGTGATCTTGAAGTTTCActggaaaaaattaaagaacaatcacaaaacataaaaaagaaattacaagaaCCACAATTTGATGCCATCTCAAATATTGATAATTATACAAGAATGCTACCTTCTATAAAGAAACATTTAGATGACACTTCTGATCAAATTAAGGAATTACCACA gaTTACTGAAATGCAAACTCTACATAATGAAACTCAAACACTTTTGCAAGAAGCTAAGCATACATTAAAAGATATTGTTACTAAAGGACTtaataacattgaaaataaattaacagaAAATAAAGATGAAACAAAAGATAATATAGGAGCACTTAG AATGGACTTGGCAAATAATGCTGAACATGTAAATCAAGAATTAAATGATCTTGAAAAAGGGCAATCTGTAATAGTATCAATGGCTGATCATGTCCTAGATACTAAAAGAAGAGTTGAATATGGTGTGCATCAAATTCTTCTAGAGGTAGGAGATTTAGTGAAAGCACAaggtacaaatattaataacacTCTAAATCAAAGATTTGATGGCATATCAAATGATATTATGGACAATCAAAATGGAGCTTTAGCAAATTTAACTACAAAGATGGAACAAGAAATGAATCAG gtGTGGCGACAAATAAATGTCATGTATCAACAAATGACAGAAAGTGCAAAAGCATTAGACAAATTACATaagcaaaatgaaaaatacgtTAATGGTACAACTTCTACCATGGGTGGAATGGAAACTAAA GTAAGCGAAATAACAAAACGCATGACCGAAGTTGATgataatttaaattatctatTAGGAAGACTCTCACTGGTGACACaagaatttaatcaaattaaaaCAGGATTAGGTAATGCACTTGATAATATTAAAGCATCATTTAAAGAAGTTCAAGATAAAGCAAATGATTTAAGACATCCAGGACCACACCCAATACCTGAAAATTACAAAGAATTTAATGAATTTGATAACAATAAACCGGATG ttgtgaaaataaaataa
- the LOC100651666 gene encoding geranylgeranyl transferase type-2 subunit alpha isoform X1, with product MHGRVKVQTTAEQEALKKKERAEKLSRYRIGMSIVFKKRNDKIYDEELMTVTERMVKQNPDIYTLWNIRREAFTNKDWDENLLEEYYQSELRLTEDCLKQNPKSYWVWYQRIWIMNHLVNCDWKRELMLCTKYLNLDDRNFHCWNYREFVVQKARISPEEEFEFATSKILNNFSNYSSWHYRSLLLSKIFHDSNQNNIDEKKKQELDLVMNATFTDPSDTSAWFYQRWLLDTHECLPILSQALIQDNNVILFANKNILAESVCLQINNENENVQWKSLYETKISKLWFGKFKKQLNEAKNVQIGIEEILYPLLCVKQKWIYRKRKYKSCSNKDQLLEQLSSYKQLVKMEPNNKWGYLTSILLMRKIDFIQFYKNILTNLNVLVNIDSLRSNYYKDLQSKYIIEYKISELWNIEEDQETEIEIDLSGLNLTTLGNNEYLSFFEQINLSANYLSHSLNQLSLLQSCRKLSLSSNQMENLKEFPMLQNLEVLSLRNNKLNNLEEILQLLTKHKLKLLDLRENPICNIRELENSIIQINPDLQLYVE from the exons atg cATGGCAGAGTAAAAGTTCAAACAACTGCAGAACAGGAAGCattgaagaagaaggaaagagctGAAAAACTTTCACGTTATAGAATTGGCATGAGTATTGTGTTTAAGAAA AGAAACGATAAGATTTATGATGAAGAATTAATGACGGTTACTGAACGTATGGTAAAGCAAAATCCAGATATTTATACTTTATGGAATATTCGTagagaggcatttacaaataaGGATTG GGATGAAAATCTTTTGGAGGAGTATTATCAAAGTGAATTAAGACTTACTGAAGATTGTTTAAAACAAAATCCTAAATCTTATTGGGTATGGTATCAACGAATATGGATTATGAATCATTTAGTAAATTGTGATTGGAAAAGGGAACTAATGTTATGCACCAAGTATTTAAATTTGGATGACAGAAATT TTCATTGTTGGAATTATAGGGAATTTGTTGTACAAAAAGCACGAATTTCTCCTGAAGAAGAATTTGAATTTGCTACTTCAAAGattctaaataatttctctAATTATTCTTCCTGGCATTACAGGAGTTTAttgttatcaaaaatatttcatgatTCTAACCAAAACAATAttgatgaaaaaaagaaacaag AATTAGATTTGGTCATGAATGCCACATTCACAGATCCTAGTGATACTAGTGCTTGGTTCTATCAAAGATGGTTATTAGATACCCATGAATGCCTTCCTATCCTTTCTCAAGCTTTAATACAAGATAATAATGTGATCCTTTTtgctaataaaaatatactagCCGAGTCAGTATGtctacaaataaataatgaaaatgagaACGTTCAATGGAAATCTTTATATGAAACAAAGATTTCGAAATTGTggtttggaaaatttaaaaaacagttAAATGAAGCAAAAAATGTTCAGATAGGAATTGAAGAAATACTTTATCCTTTACTCTGTGTTAAACAGAAATGGATAtatagaaaaaggaaatataaatcCTGTTCTAATAAAGATCAATTACTAGAACAATTATCAAGTTATAAACAACTTGTAAAAATGGAACCTAATAATAAGTGGGGTTATTTAACCAGTATTCTTCTAATGAGGAAAATCGATTTTATacagttttataaaaatattttaacaaatttgaatGTTCTTGTTAATATTGATTCTCTTCGGTCTAATTATTATAAAGATTTAC AGAGCAAATACATAATTGAATACAAAATATCTGAATTATGGAATATAGAAGAAGATCAAGAAACAGAAATAGAAATTGATCTTTCTGGATTAAATTTAACCACACTCGGCAATAACGAATATCTCAGTTTTTTTGAGCAAATAAATCTTAGTGCAAATTATTTATCACATTCCTTAAATCAATTATCTTTACTCCAAAGTTGTAGAAAATTGTCACTTTCAAGCAATCAAATGGAGAATTTAAAAGAGTTTCCTATGTTACAGAATCTTGAAGTTTTAtcattaagaaataataaattaaataatttagaagaaatattacaattactaACAAAACATAAATTAAAGTTACTTGATTTAAGAGAAAATCCAATCTGTAATATTAGAGAATTAGAAAATAGTATTATACAAATCAATCCAGATTTACAATTATATGTAGAGTGA